Proteins encoded together in one Thermococcus celericrescens window:
- a CDS encoding proteasome assembly chaperone family protein produces MENGSPVKIVLSEIKNPILIEGYPGIGLVGHIAANFLARELEMEMIGYVESPFIPPMALILDGKPNPPLRFYGKDNIILAVADIYVPPTLVSEIARELVRYLKDMRADKIVSLGGIGIGLFKEKMDVWGVSAREELNRELENLGVKILQYGSIMGMSGKLLWEASKEKLDAYVLLGETFGDRPDPRAAANVIEVLKKLTPIEVSTEPLLKEAEMIETQLRKMHEQMEQARRKAEKQYESIYL; encoded by the coding sequence GTGGAAAACGGGAGTCCGGTCAAGATAGTGCTCTCGGAGATAAAGAATCCGATACTGATAGAGGGCTATCCCGGGATAGGCCTGGTGGGCCACATAGCTGCCAACTTCCTGGCCAGGGAGCTGGAAATGGAGATGATAGGCTACGTGGAGAGCCCGTTCATCCCACCCATGGCGCTGATCCTCGATGGAAAGCCAAACCCCCCTCTCAGGTTCTATGGAAAGGATAACATAATACTCGCCGTGGCGGACATCTACGTCCCACCCACCTTAGTGAGCGAGATAGCCCGGGAGCTCGTGAGGTACCTCAAGGACATGAGGGCCGACAAGATCGTATCCCTCGGCGGTATAGGTATAGGCCTCTTCAAGGAGAAGATGGACGTCTGGGGGGTCAGCGCACGGGAAGAGCTGAACAGGGAGCTTGAGAACCTGGGGGTGAAAATCCTCCAGTACGGTTCGATAATGGGAATGAGCGGGAAGCTCCTCTGGGAGGCAAGCAAGGAAAAACTCGACGCCTACGTCCTCCTGGGGGAGACCTTCGGGGACAGACCCGACCCGAGGGCCGCTGCAAACGTCATAGAGGTTCTGAAGAAGCTGACGCCGATAGAGGTCTCAACGGAGCCCCTGCTCAAGGAGGCGGAGATGATAGAGACCCAGCTGAGGAAAATGCACGAGCAGATGGAGCAGGCCAGGAGAAAGGCCGAGAAGCAGTACGAGAGCATCTACCTGTGA
- a CDS encoding DUF473 domain-containing protein, translating to MEAITLAGIARRVLDELLRSPYKTLEIRGARNVIALERARELGRVFITYETFQDVTVGTEGLLAEILRLESMEQRIPWEESDEREVTVCRAQVRLLGLGRIVEVRKRNTVLVVRVREMLPQEMDIG from the coding sequence ATGGAGGCGATAACCCTGGCCGGAATCGCGAGACGGGTTCTCGATGAGCTTTTGAGGAGCCCGTACAAAACCCTTGAGATAAGGGGCGCGAGGAATGTTATCGCGCTCGAAAGGGCCCGCGAGCTCGGGAGGGTCTTCATCACCTACGAGACTTTCCAGGATGTCACTGTAGGCACCGAGGGGCTCCTCGCGGAGATACTCCGCCTGGAGAGCATGGAGCAGCGGATCCCCTGGGAGGAGAGCGACGAGAGGGAAGTGACCGTGTGCCGGGCGCAGGTGAGGCTCCTCGGCCTCGGCAGAATAGTCGAAGTGAGGAAGAGGAACACTGTGCTTGTGGTCAGGGTCAGGGAGATGCTGCCGCAGGAGATGGACATAGGTTAA
- the nucS gene encoding endonuclease NucS — MSKVEAVQNPPRGELLRIVDSALSSEAMLTIFARCKVHYDGRAKSELGSGDRVIIIKPDGAFLIHQSKKREPVNWQPPGSFVTVEERDGIIILRSVRRKPKEILEVELEEVYLVSLFKAEDYEELTLTGSEAEMAEMIFGNPELIEPGFKPLFREKQIGHGIVDILGRDKNGNLVVLELKRRKADLHAVSQLKRYVEGLSKEHEGVRGILVAPSLTSGAKRLLEKEGLEFRKVQPPKREKLGKGRQKTLF, encoded by the coding sequence ATGTCAAAGGTTGAGGCCGTTCAGAATCCCCCTCGCGGGGAACTCCTGAGGATAGTCGATTCCGCCCTGTCGTCCGAGGCAATGCTGACGATATTTGCCCGCTGCAAGGTGCACTACGATGGCCGGGCGAAGAGCGAGCTCGGTTCCGGCGACAGGGTGATAATAATCAAGCCCGACGGTGCCTTTCTCATCCACCAGAGCAAGAAGAGGGAACCCGTTAACTGGCAGCCGCCGGGGAGCTTCGTGACGGTTGAGGAGCGCGATGGCATAATCATCCTTCGCTCCGTGAGGAGGAAGCCGAAGGAGATACTTGAGGTCGAGCTTGAGGAGGTTTACCTCGTCTCCCTGTTCAAGGCCGAGGACTACGAGGAGCTGACACTCACCGGCAGCGAGGCCGAGATGGCGGAGATGATATTCGGAAACCCTGAGCTTATCGAGCCCGGCTTCAAGCCGCTTTTCAGGGAAAAGCAGATCGGCCACGGCATAGTTGACATCCTCGGACGCGATAAGAACGGAAACCTCGTCGTCCTTGAGCTGAAGCGCAGGAAGGCGGATCTGCATGCGGTCAGCCAGCTTAAGCGCTACGTTGAAGGCCTGAGCAAGGAGCATGAGGGTGTTAGGGGAATACTGGTCGCACCGTCCCTGACATCCGGCGCGAAGAGACTCCTCGAAAAGGAAGGCCTTGAGTTCAGAAAGGTTCAGCCGCCGAAGAGGGAAAAGCTCGGAAAGGGCAGGCAGAAAACCCTGTTTTAA